One segment of Streptomyces sp. NA02950 DNA contains the following:
- a CDS encoding acyl-CoA dehydrogenase family protein yields the protein MHFDWSAEQQAAYEATLAAVRKEFPGPVRDGSFSRKDWLVLGGLGLLGLSVPAEYGGGGLGALETAHRVEAFGRGCPDTGLVFAASAHLFACAMPLVGFAGAAAKKRFLPGIASGELVAGNAMTEEGAGSDVSRLATIATEAPGGFVLNGTKSFVSNGPEADVFVTYATTDPSLGHLGITGFVVARETGGLHVGGPQEKMGLQSVPAGPVTFEDCFVPKEQVLGVPGQGGAIFQHSMSWERACLFAGYVGMLDRVMEQSVEYARSRRQFGAPIGNHQSVSNRVADMKLRLEGARLLLYSACWQMDQGRPSLIGTALSKLAVSQAAVANALDAVAVFGGRGYLREWGVEAVLRDSIPATIFSGTSDIQRLVIAKELGL from the coding sequence GTGCACTTCGACTGGAGCGCCGAGCAGCAGGCGGCGTACGAGGCCACGCTGGCAGCGGTACGGAAGGAGTTTCCCGGACCGGTGCGCGATGGCTCGTTCAGCCGTAAGGACTGGCTGGTGCTCGGCGGACTCGGCCTGCTCGGGCTGAGCGTCCCGGCCGAGTACGGCGGCGGGGGCCTGGGCGCCCTCGAGACCGCGCACCGGGTCGAGGCGTTCGGCCGCGGTTGCCCCGACACCGGTCTCGTCTTCGCCGCGAGCGCCCACCTGTTCGCCTGCGCCATGCCGCTTGTGGGGTTCGCCGGCGCGGCCGCCAAGAAGCGCTTCCTGCCCGGCATCGCCTCGGGCGAGCTGGTGGCGGGCAACGCCATGACGGAGGAGGGGGCGGGCTCCGACGTCTCCCGGCTGGCCACGATTGCCACCGAGGCGCCCGGCGGCTTCGTCCTCAACGGCACCAAGAGCTTCGTCAGCAACGGCCCGGAGGCCGACGTCTTCGTCACCTACGCGACCACAGACCCGAGCCTCGGCCACCTGGGGATCACCGGGTTCGTCGTGGCGCGCGAGACCGGGGGCCTGCACGTCGGTGGACCCCAAGAGAAGATGGGCCTGCAGTCCGTCCCGGCGGGACCGGTGACGTTCGAGGACTGCTTCGTCCCCAAGGAGCAGGTGCTCGGGGTGCCGGGCCAGGGCGGGGCGATCTTCCAGCACTCGATGAGCTGGGAGCGCGCCTGCCTGTTCGCCGGGTACGTCGGCATGCTCGACCGGGTCATGGAACAGTCCGTGGAATACGCCCGCTCCCGGCGGCAGTTCGGGGCGCCGATCGGCAACCACCAGTCGGTGTCCAACCGCGTCGCGGACATGAAGCTGCGGCTGGAGGGCGCCCGGCTGCTGTTGTACAGCGCCTGCTGGCAGATGGACCAGGGCAGACCGTCCCTGATCGGCACCGCCCTGTCCAAGCTGGCCGTATCGCAGGCCGCGGTCGCCAACGCGCTGGACGCGGTCGCCGTCTTCGGCGGGCGGGGCTATCTGCGCGAATGGGGTGTCGAGGCCGTGCTGCGCGACTCGATACCCGCCACGATCTTCTCCGGAACCTCGGACATTCAGCGGCTCGTCATCGCAAAGGAGCTCGGCCTGTGA
- a CDS encoding PQQ-binding-like beta-propeller repeat protein: MLATGEWVVGKDRRGRLTKWSLDTLDLVGRLDLQTVCHGTSPTVPDAVDGAALTAWNGRIHTTDRRGRLVVVDTKTFSVEAVLPSPAGDSPSRHLCTEHPSVHTIVDRLGRVFLGSLATPAFPVVATVECGRIQQIRYDAHHDRFWAVECVGEKRSGLRGGVVIVTLDGAVECEFPFSRYELTFLKFSPDHATAYAGSPEGVIHVIDNTDPTPQLVRTIGGFPNQLTDLTVGRDGSLFALTLSNELVKIDPDLDCVQARAPMPRQSAWALTPALDEPGRLYCGTDDGVAVLEVHHDLVGGPALLLSAHRVSRFGVTRHLAATPGGYLGIGQKDVVFCADDGGNLIWHRPLDDTGAGIAVSADHKRVLVATGVGAVELDAGTGESLACLSLDGVPLSAAAYGPAGERILGNRDGVVCAFAANAADELWWIDTKTPPERIWCQDGAVYVCCPDGLLEVPPAQDTVPRRWGGQPCATVAAVSAGGLVHLACDEGDLHTYDYATGDQVGKAVDLPDVPRAMTVERSADNMVRLIIGGRGGYLSTYRVSWTGVPVRLRETYLPRRGGRCFRLQSH; this comes from the coding sequence ATGCTGGCGACCGGCGAGTGGGTGGTGGGCAAGGACCGCCGGGGCCGCCTCACGAAGTGGTCCCTGGACACCCTGGACCTGGTCGGACGTCTCGACCTGCAAACGGTGTGCCACGGCACCTCCCCAACGGTTCCCGACGCGGTGGACGGCGCGGCCCTGACCGCGTGGAACGGGCGGATCCACACCACCGACCGTCGCGGACGCCTGGTCGTGGTGGACACCAAGACGTTCTCGGTCGAGGCGGTGCTTCCCTCGCCTGCCGGCGACAGTCCGAGCCGGCACCTGTGCACGGAGCACCCGAGTGTCCATACGATAGTGGACCGGCTCGGACGGGTCTTCCTGGGGTCTTTGGCCACCCCTGCGTTCCCCGTCGTCGCCACCGTCGAGTGCGGACGCATTCAGCAGATCCGCTACGACGCCCACCACGACCGGTTCTGGGCCGTGGAATGCGTCGGCGAGAAGCGGTCCGGGCTCCGCGGCGGGGTGGTCATCGTGACGCTCGACGGAGCCGTGGAGTGCGAGTTCCCGTTCTCCCGCTACGAGCTGACCTTCCTGAAGTTCTCACCCGACCACGCCACGGCGTACGCGGGAAGCCCCGAAGGCGTCATCCATGTCATCGACAACACCGATCCCACCCCGCAACTGGTCAGGACTATCGGCGGGTTCCCGAACCAGCTGACCGATCTCACCGTGGGGCGGGACGGCAGCCTCTTCGCACTCACCCTCTCCAACGAACTCGTCAAGATCGATCCCGATCTCGACTGCGTCCAGGCACGCGCGCCGATGCCGCGCCAGAGTGCCTGGGCCCTCACCCCGGCCCTGGACGAACCTGGACGGCTCTACTGCGGTACCGACGACGGCGTCGCGGTCCTGGAAGTACACCATGACCTCGTGGGCGGCCCCGCGCTGCTCCTGTCGGCACACCGCGTGAGCCGGTTTGGAGTCACCCGTCATCTGGCCGCGACACCCGGCGGCTATCTCGGAATCGGACAGAAGGATGTCGTCTTCTGCGCCGACGACGGCGGCAATCTGATCTGGCACAGGCCACTCGACGACACAGGTGCCGGAATCGCGGTCTCCGCCGACCACAAACGAGTACTCGTCGCCACCGGTGTCGGTGCCGTGGAGCTGGACGCGGGGACGGGGGAATCACTCGCCTGTCTCTCGCTCGACGGCGTGCCGCTCTCCGCCGCCGCCTACGGCCCGGCAGGAGAGCGGATCCTGGGCAATCGGGACGGGGTGGTGTGCGCCTTCGCGGCGAACGCAGCCGACGAACTGTGGTGGATCGACACCAAGACGCCTCCGGAACGGATCTGGTGCCAGGACGGCGCCGTCTACGTCTGCTGCCCCGATGGGTTGCTGGAGGTCCCCCCGGCCCAGGACACCGTCCCGCGGCGCTGGGGCGGGCAGCCCTGCGCCACCGTTGCCGCCGTCTCCGCAGGCGGACTCGTCCACCTCGCCTGCGACGAGGGGGATCTGCACACCTACGACTACGCGACCGGCGATCAGGTAGGCAAGGCCGTTGACCTGCCCGACGTGCCCCGCGCCATGACCGTGGAGCGCTCCGCGGACAACATGGTGCGTCTCATCATCGGCGGGCGGGGCGGCTACCTCTCCACCTACCGCGTGTCCTGGACCGGCGTCCCCGTACGGCTGAGGGAGACCTATCTCCCCCGCCGAGGCGGCAGGTGCTTCCGCCTCCAGTCCCACTAG
- a CDS encoding amino acid adenylation domain-containing protein — MRLHQLVTDSARIAPRALAVAGPDGRLTYGQLDRLADRYASALRAHGVGAGDRVVIWTGKSVHAVAAMQGALRTGAVYVPVAASNPPARVARIAADCSASITTVDPGLAAGVDTLQRIPGVPALGLLDLLDEVGEVGEPPRAGPYDNRPDDCAYILYTSGSTGDPKGVCLSHRNALAFVDWAVRALHVTSADRLSNHAPFNFDLSVFDLYAAFRAGASVHLIPPELSYAPVELVRFLREREITVWYSVPSALTLMMREGGLLEGDPPTALRACVFAGEPFPIGQVTQVRKAWPGVRLLNWYGPTETNVCTWYEVDESDLGRTGSLPIGTASCGDTVELDPPGGEGEIVVRGPTVMLGYWGRPPQRGPYRTGDIGRLDTDGNLLYVGRRDHMVKVRGNRIELGEIEAAVSALPGVADVAVVVVGSGLSARLHAVVVPAPGAAVTLLDLKRQCAGRLPAYMVVDAMHRVASLMFTDNGKKDRPAMVAAIERSEL, encoded by the coding sequence GTGAGACTTCACCAGCTCGTGACCGACTCGGCCCGCATCGCGCCGCGGGCGCTCGCCGTGGCCGGACCCGACGGAAGGCTCACCTACGGACAGCTGGACCGGCTCGCCGACCGGTACGCCTCCGCACTGCGAGCGCACGGCGTGGGCGCGGGGGACCGGGTCGTCATCTGGACCGGCAAGAGCGTGCACGCCGTCGCCGCGATGCAGGGCGCACTGCGCACCGGTGCCGTCTACGTACCGGTCGCCGCCTCCAACCCGCCCGCCAGGGTGGCCCGTATCGCGGCTGACTGCTCTGCCTCGATCACCACCGTCGACCCGGGGCTCGCGGCCGGGGTGGACACGCTGCAGCGGATCCCGGGCGTGCCCGCCCTCGGTCTCCTCGACCTGCTCGACGAGGTCGGGGAGGTCGGGGAGCCGCCCCGCGCCGGCCCGTACGACAACCGCCCGGACGACTGCGCGTACATCCTCTACACTTCCGGTTCCACGGGCGACCCCAAGGGTGTCTGCCTCAGCCACCGCAACGCGCTCGCCTTCGTGGACTGGGCCGTGCGGGCGCTGCACGTGACCTCCGCCGACCGGTTGTCCAACCATGCGCCGTTCAACTTCGACCTCTCCGTGTTCGACCTGTACGCGGCCTTCCGGGCAGGAGCCTCGGTGCACCTCATCCCGCCCGAGCTGTCCTACGCCCCCGTGGAACTGGTGCGGTTCCTGCGGGAGCGGGAGATCACGGTGTGGTACTCGGTGCCCTCGGCGCTGACACTGATGATGCGCGAGGGCGGCCTGCTGGAAGGCGATCCGCCCACGGCGCTGCGTGCCTGCGTCTTCGCAGGGGAGCCCTTCCCCATCGGCCAGGTCACGCAGGTGCGCAAGGCCTGGCCGGGCGTGCGTCTGCTCAACTGGTACGGACCCACCGAGACCAACGTCTGCACCTGGTACGAGGTCGACGAGTCCGATCTCGGCCGCACGGGCTCGCTGCCCATCGGGACGGCGTCCTGCGGCGACACGGTGGAGTTGGACCCTCCGGGAGGGGAGGGGGAGATCGTGGTGCGGGGTCCCACCGTGATGCTCGGCTACTGGGGCAGGCCACCGCAGCGGGGCCCTTACCGCACCGGGGACATCGGGCGGCTCGACACCGACGGCAACCTGCTCTACGTCGGGCGTCGCGACCACATGGTGAAGGTACGCGGCAACCGGATCGAGCTGGGCGAGATCGAGGCCGCCGTCAGCGCCCTGCCCGGTGTGGCCGATGTGGCGGTGGTCGTGGTCGGCTCGGGCCTGTCGGCGCGGCTGCACGCCGTGGTCGTACCGGCTCCGGGCGCAGCGGTGACGCTGCTCGACCTCAAGCGCCAGTGCGCCGGGCGACTGCCCGCCTACATGGTCGTGGACGCCATGCATCGCGTGGCATCCCTGATGTTCACCGACAACGGAAAGAAGGACCGCCCCGCCATGGTGGCAGCCATAGAACGGAGCGAACTGTGA
- a CDS encoding flavin reductase family protein produces the protein MTPQASLPRIGQDAATLPSVDGALFRTLMGSLMSGVSILTTARADNTPMGMTCSAVCSVSQEPPLLLACVQTPSSTLDAITDRGSFAVNFLDAESNGISDLFASRVPDKFAQVEWCLSELTGTPLLGSSVAHAECAVHGLVEAGDHIVVLGRIVAGEARPDRFPLGYWRGCYTRTLRIPRRGGKRR, from the coding sequence GTGACCCCGCAAGCCTCACTGCCGCGCATCGGCCAGGATGCTGCCACGCTCCCCTCGGTCGACGGCGCCCTGTTCCGCACGCTGATGGGCTCGCTGATGAGCGGCGTGAGCATCCTCACCACGGCACGCGCGGACAACACCCCGATGGGCATGACCTGCTCGGCCGTGTGCAGTGTCTCCCAGGAACCGCCTCTGCTGCTGGCCTGCGTGCAGACTCCGAGCAGCACGCTGGACGCCATCACCGACCGCGGCAGCTTCGCCGTCAACTTCCTGGACGCCGAGTCCAACGGCATCTCCGACCTGTTCGCCAGCCGGGTTCCGGACAAGTTCGCCCAGGTCGAATGGTGCCTGAGCGAGCTGACGGGGACGCCCCTGCTCGGCAGCAGCGTCGCGCACGCCGAATGCGCGGTCCACGGGCTTGTCGAGGCCGGTGACCACATCGTCGTGCTGGGCCGGATCGTGGCAGGGGAAGCGAGGCCCGACCGCTTTCCGCTCGGCTATTGGCGCGGCTGCTACACCCGGACGCTGCGGATACCGCGGCGAGGCGGCAAGCGGCGCTGA